One Trichomycterus rosablanca isolate fTriRos1 chromosome 12, fTriRos1.hap1, whole genome shotgun sequence DNA window includes the following coding sequences:
- the als2a gene encoding alsin isoform X3, translated as METQKNSEEKECSRVRGVTHRWQGYSSSVEPVPLLLSQPVRQAALGTSHGVLLTEGGLVYCFGELPWRRDLTSQAVEPILESTLTDLSVVRVSAGSFHCGAITDNGVVYMWGENSHGQCGITGLNLVPDPFPVNIVDDDTVPSEVVKIQDLACGAQHTLALSTKHEVWAWGSGCQLGLVTTVFPVWKAQKVEHLTGKYVVQIACGEFHSLALVHTLPPSGSSQQSFNKCNHCKQSLYTMIDKDDHVIISNNHYCPLGVELTDAKHDQGSRQESPALTPKEIPKPDLQNSTGLSDACLSQEAVDGSYSNDTETPAMNEPAPDSSSPPLRHLTNTKSSLYPDEQAVKDYLKRISDQSILEQFETPSRKGSQPPSRQTSLKEQSSKTVLSSLATVNMSNGIESKLLDSAPVDLQECNATSLFLNSHTGLCTLPVRDSVSDEDSEDSGINRVSPCDFLASNSFEVSDESVVTVGNDQCSDKFLEDKRSASLSNILIEEMEESNRRRSLPNLLSSDKFNWTKVGGTSMTNSSVIEKEKENLLPSLYTEVWSWGRGEEGQLGHGDTLPRLQPFCIKSLSNKEIVKIATGSLHSLALTAQCEAYSWGCNTFGQLGHVSSTTVPQLVQMSDGIRVWDVAGGMTHTVLLADGDCLQPILYYTGEQVQEDSPTGTCTQTPSLLPFFMNLGFVRSVLARGLSCLALADQNVMGFIATLHELASAERKFYCTLSKVKNQVLQPLLARDNVSAYLGKTSTLLFQSMVGHYSRLCHLSGQHATSLTNFLQNSRDVKSLSMLKNAALFIDTYKDYSSPVGNFLVMGGFQALVKSSQGCLGKKLELVKKLLQLKEKNIAPNDLLLNLFYMPLQHVQDYSRLLLKLTTCFDVSSVEYHMIQVGCVQFEGLAQLLSKQRKDAETTYTFWKNFSGKGQECLRKPSRRLVCDSGSKGLTLQNSGRFSVNRFILFNDALVHAQGNISSKKFFSSYYIYPLATLWVEPFSDENLGLLGLKLTTPEENFTLLASTPLEKGKWLKVIHQAVDEVLGVGVDAHGFNGGQRTEPPVSRTATYTFSKEGRLKNAAYGGRWLLGKPYGIGDLKWPDGRVYYGNFKNGLEDGFGDYMMPNMALKTFDRYKGHWKEGKMHGFGTYRYATGEVYEGSFQDNLRHGHGMLSSGRQASSSTSSVFVGHWVNDKKTGYGIFDDITKGEKYMGMWQDDQRQGTGVVVTQFGLYFEGQFNNNKMTGTGLLFSDDDTAFEGEFSDDWTLDGRGVLSMPHGDSFEGIFVGEWGSELKVSGTFSKLCPYDTEEKKMKTFKIGRHVVPAEEKWGAVFKECWSRLGCETPGLGENERAWDNIAVILTTSRRERMHSSEALSRSQCKMLESLEVIPQHNGLCTAESYENIRRYLVKAFDTPLHPLGWLLETLVTVYRMTYVGVGSNRRLLEQAVKEIQSYLKHIFQLVRFLFPGLPEEGGFIPDTSERRLSGTLNSSTCSNIGQQGLFVSSSGLLLPVLLPRLYPLLFALYALEKEREEEVYTESLFYLNRQPDLSLLTFLGVPKKFWPVSISVLGEKKEVLPSTMDVCFATAVETLQQIGSFTFTPADKLRVIQMTFEELTQEVQGMLGQDFMWGMDDLFPVFLYVVLRARIRNLGSEVSLIEDFMDPALQHGELGLMFTTLKACYYQIQNEKSRVM; from the exons ATGGAGACCCAAAAGAA CTCTGAAGAGAAGGAATGCTCCCGAGTGAGGGGTGTAACCCACAGGTGGCAAGGCTACTCATCTTCTGTTGAACCAGTGCCGCTGCTCCTGAGTCAGCCTGTGCGTCAGGCTGCACTAGGGACCAGCCATGGAGTTCTGCTCACAGAAG GTGGCCTCGTCTACTGCTTTGGAGAGCTTCCATGGAGACGAGACCTAACTTCCCAGGCAGTGGAACCCATCCTTGAGAGCACTTTAACTGACCTGTCTGTGGTTCGTGTTTCTGCAGGCAGCTTTCACTGTGGGGCCATAACAGACAATGGAGTGGTGTACATGTGGGGGGAGAACTCCCATGGTCAGTGTGGTATCACTGGTTTAAATCTGGTTCCTGATCCATTTCCTGTTAACATTGTGGATGATGACACTGTACCTTCAGAAGTGGTCAAGATCCAGGATCTGGCCTGTGGTGCTCAGCATACATTAGCCCTTTCAACGAAGCATGAGGTTTGGGCCTGGGGAAGTGGCTGCCAGTTGGGCCTTGTGACCACTGTGTTTCCAGTGTGGAAAGCACAGAAGGTGGAGCACTTAACGGGGAAATATGTGGTGCAGATTGCCTGTGGCGAGTTCCACAGTTTGGCTTTGGTTCACACACTACCCCCTTCAGGGTCCAGTCAACAGTCCTTCAATAAATGTAACCACTGCAAACAGTCACTTTACACTATGATTGACAAAGATGATCATGTGATCATTTCTAACAACCATTACTGTCCACTAGGGGTGGAACTAACTGATGCAAAGCATGATCAAGGATCAAGGCAGGAATCTCCAGCCTTGACACCAAAGGAGATCCCAAAACCTGATCTCCAGAACTCCACTGGGTTGTCTGATGCTTGCCTCTCTCAGGAAGCTGTAGATGGATCATACAGTAATGACACTGAAACACCAGCAATGAACGAACCAGCTCCAGACAGTTCCAGCCCTCCACTTCGACACCTTACCAATACCAAAAGCTCTCTTTACCCAGATGAACAAGCTGTGAAAGACTACCTCAAAAGGATCTCTGACCAGTCCATCTTAGAGCAGTTTGAGACTCCTTCCAGGAAAGGCTCGCAACCACCTAGCCGTCAGACATCTCTCAAGGAGCAAAGTAGCAAAACCGTATTATCATCACTAGCAACCGTTAACATGAGCAATGGTATTGAATCCAAGCTTTTAGATTCTGCACCAGTTGATTTACAAGAATGCAATGCTACAAGCTTATTTTTAAATAGCCACACTGGTCTGTGTACCTTACCAGTGCGAGATTCTGTTAGTGATGAAGACTCTGAAGACTCCGGTATAAATAGGGTCAGTCCTTGTGACTTTTTAGCCAGTAATAGTTTTGAGGTCTCTGATGAAAGTGTAGTGACTGTTGGTAACGATCAGTGTTCAGACAAGTTCCTAGAAGACAAGAGGAGTGCCAGCCTGTCTAACATCCTGATTGAGGAAATGGAGGAATCTAATCGCAGAAGATCATTACCCAACTTGCTCTCATCAG ATAAGTTTAACTGGACAAAAGTGGGAGGAACTAGTATGACAAACTCAAGTGTTATAGAGAAGGAGAAGGAGAATCTCCTCCCGTCTCTTTACACAGAAGTGTGGAGTTGGGGTAGGGGTGAGGAGGGTCAGCTGGGTCATGGAGACACTTTACCCAG GCTGCAGCCGTTTTGCATCAAGAGCTTAAGCAACAAGGAAATCGTGAAGATTGCTACTGGATCACTTCATTCCCTGGCTCTGACTGCTCAGTGTGAG GCTTATTCCTGGGGTTGCAATACATTTGGTCAGTTGGGTCACGTGAGCTCTACCACTGTGCCACAGCTTGTGCAG ATGTCTGATGGTATCCGTGTGTGGGATGTAGCGGGAGGAATGACCCACACTGTCTTGCTAGCCGATGGAGACTGCTTACAGCCCATTCTGTACTACACTGGTGAGCAGGTGCAGGAGGATTCTCCTACCGGGACATGCACCCAAACGCCTTCTCTTTTGCCCTTCTTCATGAAC CTTGGCTTTGTGAGAAGTGTTTTAGCAAGAGGACTAAGCTGTTTGGCACTGGCTGATCAGAATGTGATGGGTTTCATTGCCACTCTACATGAGCTGGCATCAGCAGAGCGGAAGTTCTACTGCACACTGAGCAAAGTGAAGAACCAAGTACTTCAACCCTTACTGGCTCGGG ACAACGTTAGTGCATATTTGGGCAAGACTTCCACATTGCTGTTCCAGTCCATGGTAGGACATTATAGTCGCCTGTGTCACCTATCGGGGCAGCATGCCACTTCTCTCACCAACTTCCTACAGAACAGCAGGGATGTCAAGTCTTTGTccatgttgaaaaatgctgccCTTTTTATAGACACCTATAAAGA TTACAGCAGTCCTGTAGGGAACTTTCTTGTGATGGGAGGATTCCAAGCTCTTGTGAAGTCCTCACA AGGATGTTTGGGAAAGAAGCTTGAACTGGTAAAGAAGCTTTTGCAGCTCAAGGAGAAAAACATTGCACCGAATGATCTGCTGCTGAACCTGTTCTACATGCCACTGCAGCATGTGCAGGACTATAGTCGTCTTCTTCTAAAGCTGACTACCTGTTTTGATGTG AGCTCTGTTGAGTATCACATGATTCAGGTTGGCTGTGTACAGTTTGAAGGATTGGCCCAACTCCTCAGCAAACAGAGGAAAGATGCTGAGACTACCTACACCTTCTGGAAGAACTTCTCGGGAAAGGGCCAA GAGTGCTTACGGAAGCCGTCCCGGAGGCTGGTGTGCGACAGTGGAAGTAAAGGTTTGACCCTGCAGAACTCTGGAAGATTCTCGGTCAACAGGTTCATTCTCTTCAATGATGCACTTGTTCATGCACAG GGTAACATTTCATCTAAGAAGTTT TTCTCCTCTTACTACATCTATCCACTGGCCACGCTTTGGGTGGAACCTTTCTCGGATGAAAACCTTGGCTT GCTGGGACTAAAGCTGACCACCCCTGAAGAAAATTTCACCTTGTTGGCATCTACACCTCTGGAGAAG GGGAAGTGGCTGAAAGTTATTCATCAGGCTGTGGATGAGGTGCTGGGGGTGGGTGTAGATGCACATGGGTTCAATGGCGGTCAGAGGACAGAGCCCCCTGTTTCTCGCACTGCCACATATACGTTCTCTAAGGAGGGCCGGCTCAAAAATGCCGCGTACGGTGGTCGCTGGCTTTTAGGCAAACCTTATGGCAT aggTGACTTGAAGTGGCCTGATGGTAGAGTTTACTATGGTAATTTCAAGAATGGCCTGGAGGACGg ATTTGGAGACTATATGATGCCCAACATGGCCTTAAAGACATTTGATCGTTATAAGGGTCACTGGAAGGAGGGCAAAATGCACGGCTTTGGAACCTACCG GTATGCTACAGGTGAGGTGTACGAGGGCTCATTTCAGGACAACCTGCGTCATGGTCATGGCATGCTGAGCAGTGGCCGACAGGCTTCCTCTTCCACCAGCAGTGTGTTTGTCGGTCATTGGGTCAACGACAAGAAAACTGGTTACGGCATCTTTGACGACATCACCAA AGGTGAAAAGTACATGGGGATGTGGCAGGATGACCAGCGGCAGGGCACTGGTGTTGTGGTCACCCAGTTTGGCCTGTATTTTGAGggacaatttaataataacaagatgACG GGCACTGGGCTTTTGTTCAGCGATGATGACACTGCCTTTGAAGGAGAGTTTTCAGATGACTGGACATTAGATGGAAGG GGGGTTTTGTCAATGCCTCATGGAGACTCTTTTGAGGGCATCTTTGTGGGTGAGTGGGGATCTGAACTGAAGGTATCAGGAACCTTTTCGAAGCTGTGCCCTTATGACACTGAGGAAAAAAAGATGAAGACGTT caagATCGGCCGTCACGTAGTGCCTGCCGAAGAGAAATGGGGGGCTGTGTTTAAAGAATGCTGGAGTCGTCTGGGCTGTGAAACTCCAGGACTGGGAGAGAACGAGCGAGCTTGGGACAACATCGCGGTGATACTGACGACCAGCCGCAGGGAGCGgatgcacag TTCTGAAGCTCTGAGTCGCTCGCAGTGTAAGATGCTGGAGAGTTTGGAAGTAATTCCTCAGCACAATGGACTTTGTACCGCCGAATCCTATGAGAACATTCGCCGCTACCTCGTCAAG GCGTTTGATACTCCACTGCATCCTTTGGGCTGGCTGCTGGAGACGCTGGTCACTGTGTATAGGATGACCTACGTGGGTGTGGGATCCAATAGACGGCTCTTAGAGCAGGCTGTGAAAGAGATCCAGTCCTACTTGAAacacatattccagcttgtcaG GTTTTTGTTTCCCGGTCTGCCTGAAGAGGGGGGGTTTATTCCTGACACCTCAGAGAGAAGATTAAGTGGCACACTAAACAGCAGCACTTGTTCAAACATTGGTCAGCAGGG CTTGTTTGTGAGTAGCTCCGGCCTGCTGCTCCCGGTTCTGTTACCTCGTCTCTATCCTCTTCTCTTTGCTCTGTACGCTCTGGAGAAGGAGCGTGAGGAGGAGGTGTACACAGAGAGTTTGTTCTACCTCAACAGGCAGCCTGACCTGTCTTTGCTTACCTTTTTGGGAGTGCCTAA AAAATTCTGGCCAGTATCGATCTCTGTTTTAGGAGAGAAAAAGGAG GTGCTGCCGAGCACTATGGACGTTTGCTTTGCGACTGCTGTGGAGACCCTGCAGCAGATCGG CAGCTTTACTTTCACTCCTGCAGATAAGCTCCGTGTGATTCAGATGACCTTTGAGGAACTCACGCAGGAAGTTCAAGGCATGCTCGGCCAGGACTTCATGTGGGGCATGGATGACCTCTTTCCAGTCTTCCTCTATGTAGTTCTTCGTGCACG AATCAGAAACCTTGGATCTGAGGTGAGCCTGATCGAGGACTTTATGGATCCTGCTCTACAGCACGGTGAACTCGGACTCATGTTCACCACTCTGAAA GCTTGCTACTACCAGATTCAGAATGAGAAAAGCAGGGTCATGTAG
- the als2a gene encoding alsin isoform X4 translates to METQKNSEEKECSRVRGVTHRWQGYSSSVEPVPLLLSQPVRQAALGTSHGVLLTEGGLVYCFGELPWRRDLTSQAVEPILESTLTDLSVVRVSAGSFHCGAITDNGVVYMWGENSHGQCGITGLNLVPDPFPVNIVDDDTVPSEVVKIQDLACGAQHTLALSTKHEVWAWGSGCQLGLVTTVFPVWKAQKVEHLTGKYVVQIACGEFHSLALVHTLPPSGSSQQSFNKCNHCKQSLYTMIDKDDHVIISNNHYCPLGVELTDAKHDQGSRQESPALTPKEIPKPDLQNSTGLSDACLSQEAVDGSYSNDTETPAMNEPAPDSSSPPLRHLTNTKSSLYPDEQAVKDYLKRISDQSILEQFETPSRKGSQPPSRQTSLKEQSSKTVLSSLATVNMSNGIESKLLDSAPVDLQECNATSLFLNSHTGLCTLPVRDSVSDEDSEDSGINRVSPCDFLASNSFEVSDESVVTVGNDQCSDKFLEDKRSASLSNILIEEMEESNRRRSLPNLLSSDKFNWTKVGGTSMTNSSVIEKEKENLLPSLYTEVWSWGRGEEGQLGHGDTLPRLQPFCIKSLSNKEIVKIATGSLHSLALTAQCEAYSWGCNTFGQLGHVSSTTVPQLVQMSDGIRVWDVAGGMTHTVLLADGDCLQPILYYTGEQVQEDSPTGTCTQTPSLLPFFMNLGFVRSVLARGLSCLALADQNVMGFIATLHELASAERKFYCTLSKVKNQVLQPLLARDNVSAYLGKTSTLLFQSMVGHYSRLCHLSGQHATSLTNFLQNSRDVKSLSMLKNAALFIDTYKDYSSPVGNFLVMGGFQALVKSSQGCLGKKLELVKKLLQLKEKNIAPNDLLLNLFYMPLQHVQDYSRLLLKLTTCFDVSSVEYHMIQVGCVQFEGLAQLLSKQRKDAETTYTFWKNFSGKGQECLRKPSRRLVCDSGSKGLTLQNSGRFSVNRFILFNDALVHAQGNISSKKFFSSYYIYPLATLWVEPFSDENLGLLGLKLTTPEENFTLLASTPLEKGKWLKVIHQAVDEVLGVGVDAHGFNGGQRTEPPVSRTATYTFSKEGRLKNAAYGGRWLLGKPYGIGDLKWPDGRVYYGNFKNGLEDGFGDYMMPNMALKTFDRYKGHWKEGKMHGFGTYRYATGEVYEGSFQDNLRHGHGMLSSGRQASSSTSSVFVGHWVNDKKTGYGIFDDITKGEKYMGMWQDDQRQGTGVVVTQFGLYFEGQFNNNKMTGTGLLFSDDDTAFEGEFSDDWTLDGRGVLSMPHGDSFEGIFVGEWGSELKVSGTFSKLCPYDTEEKKMKTFKIGRHVVPAEEKWGAVFKECWSRLGCETPGLGENERAWDNIAVILTTSRRERMHSSEALSRSQCKMLESLEVIPQHNGLCTAESYENIRRYLVKAFDTPLHPLGWLLETLVTVYRMTYVGVGSNRRLLEQAVKEIQSYLKHIFQLVRFLFPGLPEEGGFIPDTSERRLSGTLNSSTCSNIGQQGLFVSSSGLLLPVLLPRLYPLLFALYALEKEREEEVYTESLFYLNRQPDLSLLTFLGVPKKFWPVSISVLGEKKEVLPSTMDVCFATAVETLQQIGFTFTPADKLRVIQMTFEELTQEVQGMLGQDFMWGMDDLFPVFLYVVLRARIRNLGSEVSLIEDFMDPALQHGELGLMFTTLKACYYQIQNEKSRVM, encoded by the exons ATGGAGACCCAAAAGAA CTCTGAAGAGAAGGAATGCTCCCGAGTGAGGGGTGTAACCCACAGGTGGCAAGGCTACTCATCTTCTGTTGAACCAGTGCCGCTGCTCCTGAGTCAGCCTGTGCGTCAGGCTGCACTAGGGACCAGCCATGGAGTTCTGCTCACAGAAG GTGGCCTCGTCTACTGCTTTGGAGAGCTTCCATGGAGACGAGACCTAACTTCCCAGGCAGTGGAACCCATCCTTGAGAGCACTTTAACTGACCTGTCTGTGGTTCGTGTTTCTGCAGGCAGCTTTCACTGTGGGGCCATAACAGACAATGGAGTGGTGTACATGTGGGGGGAGAACTCCCATGGTCAGTGTGGTATCACTGGTTTAAATCTGGTTCCTGATCCATTTCCTGTTAACATTGTGGATGATGACACTGTACCTTCAGAAGTGGTCAAGATCCAGGATCTGGCCTGTGGTGCTCAGCATACATTAGCCCTTTCAACGAAGCATGAGGTTTGGGCCTGGGGAAGTGGCTGCCAGTTGGGCCTTGTGACCACTGTGTTTCCAGTGTGGAAAGCACAGAAGGTGGAGCACTTAACGGGGAAATATGTGGTGCAGATTGCCTGTGGCGAGTTCCACAGTTTGGCTTTGGTTCACACACTACCCCCTTCAGGGTCCAGTCAACAGTCCTTCAATAAATGTAACCACTGCAAACAGTCACTTTACACTATGATTGACAAAGATGATCATGTGATCATTTCTAACAACCATTACTGTCCACTAGGGGTGGAACTAACTGATGCAAAGCATGATCAAGGATCAAGGCAGGAATCTCCAGCCTTGACACCAAAGGAGATCCCAAAACCTGATCTCCAGAACTCCACTGGGTTGTCTGATGCTTGCCTCTCTCAGGAAGCTGTAGATGGATCATACAGTAATGACACTGAAACACCAGCAATGAACGAACCAGCTCCAGACAGTTCCAGCCCTCCACTTCGACACCTTACCAATACCAAAAGCTCTCTTTACCCAGATGAACAAGCTGTGAAAGACTACCTCAAAAGGATCTCTGACCAGTCCATCTTAGAGCAGTTTGAGACTCCTTCCAGGAAAGGCTCGCAACCACCTAGCCGTCAGACATCTCTCAAGGAGCAAAGTAGCAAAACCGTATTATCATCACTAGCAACCGTTAACATGAGCAATGGTATTGAATCCAAGCTTTTAGATTCTGCACCAGTTGATTTACAAGAATGCAATGCTACAAGCTTATTTTTAAATAGCCACACTGGTCTGTGTACCTTACCAGTGCGAGATTCTGTTAGTGATGAAGACTCTGAAGACTCCGGTATAAATAGGGTCAGTCCTTGTGACTTTTTAGCCAGTAATAGTTTTGAGGTCTCTGATGAAAGTGTAGTGACTGTTGGTAACGATCAGTGTTCAGACAAGTTCCTAGAAGACAAGAGGAGTGCCAGCCTGTCTAACATCCTGATTGAGGAAATGGAGGAATCTAATCGCAGAAGATCATTACCCAACTTGCTCTCATCAG ATAAGTTTAACTGGACAAAAGTGGGAGGAACTAGTATGACAAACTCAAGTGTTATAGAGAAGGAGAAGGAGAATCTCCTCCCGTCTCTTTACACAGAAGTGTGGAGTTGGGGTAGGGGTGAGGAGGGTCAGCTGGGTCATGGAGACACTTTACCCAG GCTGCAGCCGTTTTGCATCAAGAGCTTAAGCAACAAGGAAATCGTGAAGATTGCTACTGGATCACTTCATTCCCTGGCTCTGACTGCTCAGTGTGAG GCTTATTCCTGGGGTTGCAATACATTTGGTCAGTTGGGTCACGTGAGCTCTACCACTGTGCCACAGCTTGTGCAG ATGTCTGATGGTATCCGTGTGTGGGATGTAGCGGGAGGAATGACCCACACTGTCTTGCTAGCCGATGGAGACTGCTTACAGCCCATTCTGTACTACACTGGTGAGCAGGTGCAGGAGGATTCTCCTACCGGGACATGCACCCAAACGCCTTCTCTTTTGCCCTTCTTCATGAAC CTTGGCTTTGTGAGAAGTGTTTTAGCAAGAGGACTAAGCTGTTTGGCACTGGCTGATCAGAATGTGATGGGTTTCATTGCCACTCTACATGAGCTGGCATCAGCAGAGCGGAAGTTCTACTGCACACTGAGCAAAGTGAAGAACCAAGTACTTCAACCCTTACTGGCTCGGG ACAACGTTAGTGCATATTTGGGCAAGACTTCCACATTGCTGTTCCAGTCCATGGTAGGACATTATAGTCGCCTGTGTCACCTATCGGGGCAGCATGCCACTTCTCTCACCAACTTCCTACAGAACAGCAGGGATGTCAAGTCTTTGTccatgttgaaaaatgctgccCTTTTTATAGACACCTATAAAGA TTACAGCAGTCCTGTAGGGAACTTTCTTGTGATGGGAGGATTCCAAGCTCTTGTGAAGTCCTCACA AGGATGTTTGGGAAAGAAGCTTGAACTGGTAAAGAAGCTTTTGCAGCTCAAGGAGAAAAACATTGCACCGAATGATCTGCTGCTGAACCTGTTCTACATGCCACTGCAGCATGTGCAGGACTATAGTCGTCTTCTTCTAAAGCTGACTACCTGTTTTGATGTG AGCTCTGTTGAGTATCACATGATTCAGGTTGGCTGTGTACAGTTTGAAGGATTGGCCCAACTCCTCAGCAAACAGAGGAAAGATGCTGAGACTACCTACACCTTCTGGAAGAACTTCTCGGGAAAGGGCCAA GAGTGCTTACGGAAGCCGTCCCGGAGGCTGGTGTGCGACAGTGGAAGTAAAGGTTTGACCCTGCAGAACTCTGGAAGATTCTCGGTCAACAGGTTCATTCTCTTCAATGATGCACTTGTTCATGCACAG GGTAACATTTCATCTAAGAAGTTT TTCTCCTCTTACTACATCTATCCACTGGCCACGCTTTGGGTGGAACCTTTCTCGGATGAAAACCTTGGCTT GCTGGGACTAAAGCTGACCACCCCTGAAGAAAATTTCACCTTGTTGGCATCTACACCTCTGGAGAAG GGGAAGTGGCTGAAAGTTATTCATCAGGCTGTGGATGAGGTGCTGGGGGTGGGTGTAGATGCACATGGGTTCAATGGCGGTCAGAGGACAGAGCCCCCTGTTTCTCGCACTGCCACATATACGTTCTCTAAGGAGGGCCGGCTCAAAAATGCCGCGTACGGTGGTCGCTGGCTTTTAGGCAAACCTTATGGCAT aggTGACTTGAAGTGGCCTGATGGTAGAGTTTACTATGGTAATTTCAAGAATGGCCTGGAGGACGg ATTTGGAGACTATATGATGCCCAACATGGCCTTAAAGACATTTGATCGTTATAAGGGTCACTGGAAGGAGGGCAAAATGCACGGCTTTGGAACCTACCG GTATGCTACAGGTGAGGTGTACGAGGGCTCATTTCAGGACAACCTGCGTCATGGTCATGGCATGCTGAGCAGTGGCCGACAGGCTTCCTCTTCCACCAGCAGTGTGTTTGTCGGTCATTGGGTCAACGACAAGAAAACTGGTTACGGCATCTTTGACGACATCACCAA AGGTGAAAAGTACATGGGGATGTGGCAGGATGACCAGCGGCAGGGCACTGGTGTTGTGGTCACCCAGTTTGGCCTGTATTTTGAGggacaatttaataataacaagatgACG GGCACTGGGCTTTTGTTCAGCGATGATGACACTGCCTTTGAAGGAGAGTTTTCAGATGACTGGACATTAGATGGAAGG GGGGTTTTGTCAATGCCTCATGGAGACTCTTTTGAGGGCATCTTTGTGGGTGAGTGGGGATCTGAACTGAAGGTATCAGGAACCTTTTCGAAGCTGTGCCCTTATGACACTGAGGAAAAAAAGATGAAGACGTT caagATCGGCCGTCACGTAGTGCCTGCCGAAGAGAAATGGGGGGCTGTGTTTAAAGAATGCTGGAGTCGTCTGGGCTGTGAAACTCCAGGACTGGGAGAGAACGAGCGAGCTTGGGACAACATCGCGGTGATACTGACGACCAGCCGCAGGGAGCGgatgcacag TTCTGAAGCTCTGAGTCGCTCGCAGTGTAAGATGCTGGAGAGTTTGGAAGTAATTCCTCAGCACAATGGACTTTGTACCGCCGAATCCTATGAGAACATTCGCCGCTACCTCGTCAAG GCGTTTGATACTCCACTGCATCCTTTGGGCTGGCTGCTGGAGACGCTGGTCACTGTGTATAGGATGACCTACGTGGGTGTGGGATCCAATAGACGGCTCTTAGAGCAGGCTGTGAAAGAGATCCAGTCCTACTTGAAacacatattccagcttgtcaG GTTTTTGTTTCCCGGTCTGCCTGAAGAGGGGGGGTTTATTCCTGACACCTCAGAGAGAAGATTAAGTGGCACACTAAACAGCAGCACTTGTTCAAACATTGGTCAGCAGGG CTTGTTTGTGAGTAGCTCCGGCCTGCTGCTCCCGGTTCTGTTACCTCGTCTCTATCCTCTTCTCTTTGCTCTGTACGCTCTGGAGAAGGAGCGTGAGGAGGAGGTGTACACAGAGAGTTTGTTCTACCTCAACAGGCAGCCTGACCTGTCTTTGCTTACCTTTTTGGGAGTGCCTAA AAAATTCTGGCCAGTATCGATCTCTGTTTTAGGAGAGAAAAAGGAG GTGCTGCCGAGCACTATGGACGTTTGCTTTGCGACTGCTGTGGAGACCCTGCAGCAGATCGG CTTTACTTTCACTCCTGCAGATAAGCTCCGTGTGATTCAGATGACCTTTGAGGAACTCACGCAGGAAGTTCAAGGCATGCTCGGCCAGGACTTCATGTGGGGCATGGATGACCTCTTTCCAGTCTTCCTCTATGTAGTTCTTCGTGCACG AATCAGAAACCTTGGATCTGAGGTGAGCCTGATCGAGGACTTTATGGATCCTGCTCTACAGCACGGTGAACTCGGACTCATGTTCACCACTCTGAAA GCTTGCTACTACCAGATTCAGAATGAGAAAAGCAGGGTCATGTAG